A window of Castanea sativa cultivar Marrone di Chiusa Pesio chromosome 1, ASM4071231v1 contains these coding sequences:
- the LOC142613206 gene encoding metal tolerance protein A2-like yields the protein MEVQNSEHGHIIEVCGDVQAAATSFTGSKICGEAPCGFSDAKASSKDAKERSASMRKLLIAVVLCIIFMSVEVVGGIKANSLAILTDAAHLLSDVAAFAISLFSLWASGWEATPRQSYGFFRIEILGALVSIQMIWLLAGILVYEAIARIINDTGEVQGFLMFVVSAFGLVVNIAMALLLGHDHGHGHGHGHVHDHGHGGHDHGHGDHGHSHGGHDELHNHSLTVTTHHRHHHHNHHDEGDSEHHDHHDEGNSINDREHHHDHKADHAEPLLKKCCEGEKKPKDEAKQKKQRNINVQGAYLHVLGDSIQSVGVMIGGAIIWYKPEWKIIDLICTLVFSAIVLVTTIRMLRNILEILMESTPREIDATKLEKGLCEMDEVVAIHVLHIWAITVGKVLLACHVIIKPDADADMVLDKVIDYIRREYKISHVTIQIERQ from the coding sequence ATGGAAGTGCAAAATTCTGAACATGGTCATATAATTGAAGTGTGTGGAGATGTGCAAGCTGCAGCAACGAGTTTCACAGGGAGTAAGATTTGTGGGGAAGCACCATGTGGATTTTCAGATGCTAAAGCCAGTTCCAAAGATGCCAAGGAACGGTCAGCATCTATGCGGAAACTTTTGATTGCTGTTGTACTGTGTATCATTTTCATGAGTGTCGAAGTCGTTGGAGGTATTAAAGCCAACAGTCTTGCAATTTTGACTGACGCAGCTCATCTATTGTCCGATGTGGCTGCATTTGCAATATCTTTATTCTCACTTTGGGCATCAGGATGGGAGGCAACACCACGTCAGTCATACGGTTTCTTCAGGATTGAAATATTGGGTGCTCTTGTTTCCATACAGATGATATGGCTTCTTGCTGGGATCCTTGTTTATGAAGCTATTGCTAGAATTATCAATGATACTGGAGAAGTTCAGGGCTTTCTCATGTTTGTAGTTTCTGCGTTTGGTTTGGTGGTTAATATTGCCATGGCTCTCTTGTTGGGACACGATCATGGTCATGGTCATGGCCATGGCCATGTACATGATCATGGACATGGTGGACATGATCATGGCCATGGTGATCATGGTCATAGCCATGGTGGTCATGATGAATTGCATAACCATAGTTTAACTGTTACCACCCATCATCGCCATCATCATCACAATCATCATGATGAGGGGGACTCTGAACATCATGATCATCATGACGAGGGGAACTCCATAAATGACCGTGAACACCATCATGATCACAAAGCTGATCACGCCGAGCCTCTACTGAAGAAATGCTGTGAAGGTGAAAAGAAGCCAAAGGATGAagctaaacagaagaagcaacGGAATATTAACGTACAGGGGGCTTATCTTCATGTACTTGGGGATTCCATTCAGAGTGTTGGGGTGATGATTGGTGGGGCAATTATATGGTATAAGCCTGAATGGAAGATTATTGATCTGATATGTACCCTTGTATTCTCTGCAATTGTGTTGGTCACAACAATCAGGATGCTGCGGAACATTCTGGAGATTTTGATGGAGAGCACACCCAGAGAAATTGATGCCACAAAGCTTGAGAAAGGCCTGTGTGAGATGGATGAGGTAGTTGCTATCCATGTGCTGCACATTTGGGCCATAACCGTAGGGAAAGTCTTACTGGCTTGCCATGTCATAATTAAGCCCGATGCTGATGCTGATATGGTACTGGACAAAGTTATAGACTATATCAGGAGAGAGTACAAGATCAGTCACGTGACTATTCAGATAGAACGCCAGTAG